In Hymenobacter sublimis, a single genomic region encodes these proteins:
- the rpsF gene encoding 30S ribosomal protein S6 — protein sequence MAVRNYETVFILTPVLNESQVQETVEKFSQVLKENSADIINTEAWGLKKLAYPIQKKNTGYYFLVEFTGEGNVVDMLELAFRRDERVIRFLTTVLDKHAVAYGARRRKGEMNQQKAKQSEAVAQ from the coding sequence ATGGCAGTAAGAAATTACGAGACGGTCTTCATTCTGACTCCCGTGTTGAACGAGAGCCAAGTGCAAGAGACGGTCGAGAAGTTCTCGCAGGTGCTTAAGGAAAATAGCGCCGACATCATCAACACTGAAGCTTGGGGCCTCAAGAAACTGGCGTACCCAATTCAGAAAAAAAACACCGGGTATTACTTCCTCGTGGAGTTCACCGGCGAAGGTAACGTCGTAGACATGCTGGAACTTGCGTTCCGCCGGGACGAGCGGGTTATCCGTTTCCTGACCACTGTACTGGACAAGCACGCCGTAGCCTACGGTGCGCGTCGCCGCAAGGGCGAAATGAACCAGCAGAAAGCTAAACAATCGGAAGCCGTAGCCCAGTAG
- a CDS encoding class I SAM-dependent methyltransferase → MSLPTKYLLSLGAAGFLLGQWACTQPLTESTAAQLVEEKRRALPDTSGYERRAPQDPNGISTYYMGRQIAHVMGHEGASWLERSDRQQEEGTDILLRELKLKPTDVVADIGAGTGYFTFRMSPLVPKGKVLAVDIQPEMLAALRETTEKRHIHNVVPVRGTTDNPNLPAKGVDLVLIVDAYHEFDHPREMMRAIRNSLTPTGRVALVEYRAEDPKVAIKRIHKMSVAQVRREMAAIGLRLTDSVETLPQQHLLFFQK, encoded by the coding sequence ATGTCTCTCCCAACAAAGTACTTGCTTTCCCTAGGCGCAGCCGGTTTCCTACTCGGGCAGTGGGCCTGCACGCAGCCGCTCACCGAAAGCACTGCCGCGCAGCTGGTGGAAGAAAAGCGCCGCGCCTTACCCGATACAAGCGGTTATGAGCGGCGGGCCCCTCAGGATCCTAATGGCATCAGTACCTACTACATGGGCCGGCAGATTGCGCACGTAATGGGCCACGAAGGTGCCAGTTGGCTGGAACGCAGTGACCGGCAGCAGGAGGAAGGTACCGATATTCTGTTACGAGAGCTAAAACTAAAGCCAACGGATGTGGTAGCTGATATTGGTGCCGGCACGGGTTACTTCACGTTTCGCATGAGTCCGCTGGTGCCTAAAGGCAAAGTGTTGGCTGTGGATATTCAGCCGGAAATGCTGGCCGCCCTGCGCGAAACCACCGAGAAACGACACATCCATAACGTGGTACCGGTGCGGGGCACGACTGATAACCCGAACCTCCCGGCCAAAGGCGTCGATCTGGTGCTCATTGTAGATGCTTACCATGAGTTTGACCACCCCCGGGAAATGATGCGTGCCATCCGTAATTCTTTAACTCCTACGGGCCGGGTAGCACTGGTTGAGTATCGAGCCGAAGACCCGAAAGTTGCCATCAAACGCATTCACAAGATGAGCGTAGCCCAGGTCCGGCGCGAAATGGCGGCCATAGGGCTGCGGCTTACAGATTCCGTTGAAACCCTACCCCAGCAGCACTTGCTGTTTTTCCAGAAATAG
- a CDS encoding thioredoxin domain-containing protein: MAAHPNRLAQESSPYLLQHAHNPVDWYPWGQEALERAQRERKPIIVSIGYAACHWCHVMERESFENLQVAAVMNAQFVCIKVDREERPDVDQVYMDALHAMGVQGGWPLNVFLTPDAKPFYGGTYFPSGNWLSLLTSIGRGYAGEYRAELNASAEQFVQVLQASELDKYRAPDTTAGVSDEQFKLLVYNLAAKFDREQGGLNRAPKFPMPSIWRFLLQAHAVSGSPAILAQLNLTLRNMAWGGLYDQVGGGFARYSVDEQWLVPHFEKMLYDNGQLLSLYAEAYQVTADPLYRHVVYDTVGFLSRELTSPEGGFYSSLDADSEGEEGKFYVWTMDELREVLGTEAELAAAYYQCTAEGNWEHGVNILHRSTPDAAFAQAHQLPPEVLAEQAQGWRQKLLVARAARVRPALDDKILTGWNALALQGLLDAYRAFAEPQFLALALRNARFLRTHLCTDQGLHRNYKNGRATIPAFLEDYALLIQAYLSLYEATFAEEWLREADRLKAYVLDHFLDSQENLFFFTADNGETLIARKKELFDNVIPASNSVMARNLHRLGLHLENGQYLELAATMLQQVLPLVVHEPQSMANWAGLYTTLLRPAAEIAIVGPEAEDFRKELSRRYLPHAVVSGGSAGSSLPLLQDRTARNGQTTIYVCFNRACQQPVHSVAEALAQL, translated from the coding sequence ATGGCTGCTCACCCGAACCGCCTCGCCCAGGAATCAAGCCCTTACCTGCTGCAGCACGCTCACAACCCCGTTGATTGGTACCCGTGGGGGCAGGAGGCTTTGGAGCGGGCCCAGCGCGAGCGGAAGCCCATTATTGTCAGTATTGGCTACGCGGCATGCCACTGGTGCCACGTGATGGAGCGCGAATCATTTGAGAATCTGCAGGTAGCGGCGGTGATGAACGCGCAGTTTGTGTGCATTAAAGTAGACCGGGAGGAGCGGCCTGATGTGGACCAGGTGTATATGGATGCCCTGCACGCCATGGGGGTACAGGGCGGCTGGCCGCTGAATGTTTTTCTTACCCCCGATGCCAAACCGTTTTACGGCGGCACTTATTTTCCGTCGGGCAATTGGCTGTCCTTGCTTACCAGTATCGGTCGGGGGTACGCTGGGGAGTACCGGGCCGAGTTGAATGCCTCCGCCGAGCAGTTTGTGCAAGTGCTTCAGGCCAGCGAGTTGGATAAGTACCGGGCTCCCGATACTACCGCCGGCGTATCAGACGAGCAGTTTAAGCTGCTGGTGTACAATCTCGCAGCTAAGTTCGACCGGGAGCAAGGCGGCCTGAACCGGGCCCCAAAGTTTCCCATGCCCAGCATCTGGCGCTTTTTACTGCAGGCCCACGCCGTTTCCGGCAGTCCTGCCATACTTGCCCAACTCAACCTGACGCTCCGCAACATGGCCTGGGGGGGACTATATGACCAGGTTGGTGGCGGCTTTGCTCGCTACTCCGTGGATGAGCAGTGGCTAGTGCCTCACTTCGAAAAGATGCTCTATGACAACGGGCAGCTACTGAGCTTGTATGCGGAGGCCTACCAGGTAACTGCCGACCCCTTGTACCGCCACGTTGTATACGACACCGTTGGCTTTCTGAGCCGTGAGCTGACAAGCCCGGAAGGTGGATTTTATTCCTCCCTGGATGCTGATAGTGAAGGCGAGGAAGGCAAGTTCTACGTCTGGACGATGGATGAGCTACGAGAGGTGTTGGGTACGGAAGCCGAACTGGCCGCTGCTTATTACCAGTGTACTGCCGAAGGCAATTGGGAGCATGGCGTAAATATTCTGCACCGCAGCACCCCGGATGCTGCCTTTGCCCAAGCGCATCAGCTTCCCCCTGAAGTATTAGCGGAACAGGCCCAAGGCTGGCGTCAGAAGCTGCTGGTGGCCCGCGCGGCCCGGGTGCGCCCAGCCCTGGACGACAAAATTCTGACGGGCTGGAATGCGCTGGCCTTGCAGGGATTACTGGATGCCTACCGCGCCTTCGCTGAGCCGCAGTTTCTGGCGCTGGCGCTCCGGAATGCCCGTTTTTTACGCACTCACCTTTGTACTGACCAGGGCTTGCACCGCAACTACAAAAACGGGCGTGCAACCATTCCGGCTTTTCTAGAGGATTATGCTCTGCTGATTCAGGCCTACCTCAGCTTGTATGAGGCAACTTTTGCGGAGGAGTGGCTGCGCGAAGCCGACCGCCTGAAAGCCTACGTGCTCGACCATTTCCTAGATTCTCAGGAAAACTTGTTCTTCTTCACGGCTGATAATGGAGAAACGCTGATTGCGCGCAAAAAAGAGTTATTTGATAATGTCATTCCGGCATCCAACTCCGTAATGGCGCGCAACCTGCATCGCCTAGGCCTGCATTTGGAAAACGGTCAATACTTGGAACTGGCTGCTACCATGCTCCAGCAGGTGCTACCCTTAGTTGTGCACGAGCCCCAGAGCATGGCCAACTGGGCCGGCCTGTACACAACCCTACTTCGGCCGGCAGCAGAAATTGCTATTGTTGGGCCGGAAGCGGAAGATTTTCGCAAGGAGCTAAGCCGCCGTTACTTACCCCACGCGGTGGTGTCCGGCGGCAGCGCTGGCAGCTCTCTGCCCCTGCTGCAAGACCGCACTGCCCGGAACGGACAGACCACCATCTATGTCTGCTTTAACCGGGCCTGTCAGCAGCCGGTGCACTCCGTGGCGGAGGCGTTGGCCCAGCTTTGA
- the priA gene encoding replication restart helicase PriA, with product MSLTFDFVQPQPEPAADRVTLFADVILPLPLPKLYTYRVPFELNDQVVVGGRVIVQFGAKRTLSCIVAAVHETPPKEYQAKYILEFIDDAPVVTQPQLKLFRWMAEYYLCTLGEVINAALPSALKLSSESRVQLHPAFDAETNPYPLGEQEQKVVDALSTGEEGKSLTFTEVGDLLGIASFHKYIKSLMQKDVVFLFEHLQDKYSPKVVKKVRLAHHLVAEAALEQLFAQLSSKAKQLDVLMRYLQRVPVYQSEHANHKGIEKAALTSAPHLSPSAVNTLIKNGILEQFDTIVSRFPLDEDDAEAKMHFTLSPAQQEARDDIMRQFQEKDIVLLHGVTGAGKTEIYIELIKQALDGGGQVLYLLPEIALTAQIVTRLMRVFGSRLGVYHSKFSDNERVEVWNGVLSGRFQVVIGVRSSVFLPFDNLSLTIVDEEHESSYKQYDPSPRYNAREVALMMANFQGSKTLLGSATPAVETYYQARAGRYGLVSLTKRFGEAGLPEIVLVDTRKSREQKTMHNHFTPELMAEMETKLALKEQVILFQNRRGYAPFINCLDCGWIPKCKSCAVSLSYHKHSHELRCHYCGYHERMVAQCPACGSRNVKTVGFGTEKLEDDLKVMLPQANVQRMDLDTTRAKNSYQQIIADFEKQNTNVLVGTQMVTKGLDFANVSLVGIINADSIIHYPDFRAHERAFQMFVQVSGRAGRKGKKGRVIIQTGDPQQVIFDKVIRNDYLEFYEYEILQRREHGYPPFMRIIRLTVKHMDAVVGERAALLLTQELVERLGREAVLGPEAPYIFRIRNFYLQEITIKLSREHTVLRAAKADIQAAVELVRDQKEFKQVRIAADVDPM from the coding sequence TTGAGCCTCACGTTTGACTTTGTTCAGCCCCAGCCGGAACCCGCCGCTGACCGCGTAACGCTGTTTGCCGACGTGATTCTGCCGCTGCCGCTGCCCAAGCTGTACACTTACCGCGTCCCCTTCGAGCTGAATGACCAAGTGGTAGTAGGCGGGCGCGTGATTGTGCAGTTTGGGGCCAAGCGCACGCTCAGCTGCATTGTGGCCGCCGTGCACGAAACGCCGCCCAAGGAATATCAGGCCAAGTACATACTGGAGTTTATCGACGACGCGCCGGTAGTAACGCAGCCCCAGTTGAAGCTCTTCCGCTGGATGGCCGAGTACTACCTCTGCACCCTAGGCGAGGTTATCAACGCGGCCCTACCCTCGGCCCTGAAGCTCAGTTCCGAAAGCCGCGTACAGCTCCACCCAGCCTTCGACGCGGAAACCAACCCCTACCCCCTTGGTGAGCAGGAACAGAAGGTAGTGGATGCGCTAAGCACCGGCGAGGAAGGAAAGTCTCTGACCTTTACTGAGGTAGGCGACCTGCTGGGTATTGCTTCTTTTCACAAGTACATCAAGTCCCTGATGCAAAAGGACGTGGTGTTTCTGTTTGAGCATCTGCAGGATAAGTACTCGCCTAAAGTGGTGAAGAAAGTACGCTTGGCCCACCATTTGGTAGCGGAGGCAGCGTTGGAACAGCTATTCGCGCAGCTGTCCTCCAAAGCCAAGCAACTGGACGTGCTGATGCGCTACCTGCAGCGGGTGCCGGTGTACCAGAGCGAACATGCCAACCACAAGGGCATTGAAAAGGCGGCCCTGACCTCGGCGCCCCACCTCTCGCCTTCGGCCGTGAATACGCTCATCAAAAACGGCATTCTGGAGCAGTTTGATACCATCGTGTCGCGCTTTCCGCTGGACGAGGACGACGCGGAGGCCAAGATGCACTTCACCCTGAGCCCCGCCCAGCAGGAAGCCCGCGACGACATCATGCGGCAGTTTCAGGAAAAGGACATTGTGCTGCTGCACGGCGTAACGGGTGCGGGCAAAACGGAAATCTACATTGAGCTAATCAAGCAAGCGCTGGATGGAGGCGGCCAGGTGCTGTACCTGCTGCCCGAAATTGCCCTTACGGCCCAGATTGTAACCCGCCTGATGCGCGTGTTTGGCTCGCGGCTGGGCGTGTATCACTCCAAGTTCTCCGACAATGAGCGGGTGGAAGTGTGGAATGGGGTGCTGTCGGGGCGGTTTCAAGTGGTAATTGGGGTACGTTCCTCGGTGTTTCTGCCCTTCGATAACTTGTCCTTGACCATTGTGGATGAGGAGCACGAGTCGAGTTACAAGCAGTACGACCCCTCGCCGCGCTACAATGCCCGCGAAGTAGCCCTAATGATGGCCAACTTTCAGGGCTCGAAGACGTTGCTGGGTTCGGCCACGCCCGCCGTGGAAACTTACTACCAGGCTCGCGCCGGCCGCTACGGCCTCGTTTCTCTTACTAAGCGCTTCGGCGAGGCCGGGCTACCGGAAATTGTGCTGGTCGACACCCGTAAGAGCCGGGAGCAGAAAACCATGCACAACCACTTCACGCCGGAGCTGATGGCGGAAATGGAAACCAAGCTAGCCCTCAAAGAGCAGGTAATTCTGTTTCAGAACCGCCGCGGCTACGCGCCCTTCATCAACTGCCTCGACTGCGGCTGGATACCCAAGTGCAAGAGTTGCGCCGTGAGTTTGAGCTACCACAAACATAGCCACGAGTTGCGCTGCCACTATTGCGGCTACCACGAGCGGATGGTGGCGCAGTGTCCGGCTTGCGGGTCGCGCAACGTAAAAACTGTGGGTTTTGGCACCGAGAAGCTGGAAGACGACCTGAAGGTAATGCTACCCCAGGCCAACGTGCAGCGCATGGACCTGGACACCACCCGCGCCAAGAATTCCTACCAACAAATCATTGCCGACTTCGAGAAGCAAAACACCAACGTACTCGTAGGCACCCAAATGGTAACCAAGGGCCTGGACTTTGCCAACGTGAGCCTGGTAGGCATCATCAATGCCGACTCCATCATTCATTACCCCGACTTCCGGGCCCATGAGCGGGCCTTCCAGATGTTCGTGCAGGTAAGCGGGCGGGCAGGCCGCAAAGGCAAGAAGGGTCGAGTTATTATTCAGACAGGCGACCCGCAGCAGGTCATCTTCGATAAGGTAATTCGCAACGACTACCTGGAGTTTTACGAGTACGAAATTCTGCAGCGACGCGAGCATGGTTACCCGCCGTTTATGCGCATCATTCGGCTCACGGTAAAACACATGGATGCTGTAGTAGGCGAGCGGGCCGCCCTGTTGCTCACCCAAGAGCTAGTCGAGCGGCTGGGCCGGGAAGCGGTGTTAGGGCCGGAAGCACCCTACATTTTCCGTATTCGCAACTTCTACCTGCAGGAAATCACCATTAAACTCAGTCGTGAGCACACGGTTCTGCGCGCAGCCAAAGCCGATATTCAAGCGGCCGTAGAGCTAGTGCGCGACCAGAAGGAGTTCAAGCAGGTGCGCATAGCCGCCGACGTGGACCCGATGTAG
- the rplI gene encoding 50S ribosomal protein L9: MEVILKDDVKGLGYKNDVVTVKPGYGRNYLLPQGLAVLADKTNKKIVAENVRQAAHKAEKVKSDAQAIADKIGDVVLDIPAKVGESGKIFGRVTTLQLADALKAKGVDVERKRLSFDSEPSVVGSYTATVDLHREVKHKVRFNVVAE; this comes from the coding sequence ATGGAAGTAATTCTGAAAGACGACGTTAAAGGCCTGGGCTACAAGAACGACGTTGTTACTGTAAAGCCCGGCTACGGCCGTAACTACCTGCTCCCGCAGGGTCTGGCCGTTCTGGCTGACAAAACCAACAAGAAAATCGTAGCGGAGAACGTACGCCAGGCTGCCCACAAGGCTGAGAAGGTGAAATCCGATGCGCAGGCTATTGCCGACAAAATCGGTGACGTAGTACTCGACATTCCTGCCAAAGTAGGTGAGAGCGGCAAAATCTTCGGCCGCGTAACTACCCTGCAGCTGGCCGACGCCCTCAAGGCGAAAGGTGTTGACGTGGAGCGCAAGCGTCTCTCGTTCGACTCAGAGCCCAGCGTAGTAGGTTCGTATACCGCCACGGTTGATCTGCACCGCGAGGTGAAGCACAAAGTTCGCTTTAACGTAGTAGCCGAGTAA
- a CDS encoding GSCFA domain-containing protein, which translates to MFRTELPLTPHSQQLPLSARVLTIGSCFSDSIGSRLVDFKVATMVNPFGTVFNPLSACKLLRAAAGEDIDWQQHVVEARGRWQSYDLHAEVGADNPVALLQHIQTLTREAGVFLATADAVVLTLGTAYAYRLRETDEIISNCHKVPAEKFEREMLTADDIIAAVAETHAYLRRINPKLRFILTVSPVRHLKETLVLNSASKSMLRVACHYLSELLPDVSYFPAYELLLDDLRDYRFYASDMLHPSEVAENYIWERFTRTYFDTAFGRFKKEWEGIRQALGHRPLHAAAPEHRQFLEATLERLRKISSQADVRMEMLHVERELAALPIPAPEPEEPEVDEYDDDEERIDIGSVAPDEEAEGKESAASLVRPGAGLLVEPEEVDEEAEDEANITPESAYEHAYTLAQAEDQDDETEESADTDSVESSDEPVRKKKRRSRGGAKRTKRKHARLAAENTAGAATSSVSAEEATEPTPPAALAEVQEVSVTEPDSEVVYITEEELRRGNRPTPTPEPEPEVSQPAPEVIEQHDTANSTESASEHTMEVRPRRSRNKRREPRPEQADRPAGRTSRRPLYAAPDEVEANSSVPDEANVTSQPAAPESAVVPVAETPATPAPIVSSSDADSSAAPSVSPEPVAAQAEPTVAAKPTGRNRNSTAPATPNRPARSKKPQAATVTEDAPVESAAPIPPTPTDTTPLVVAPPAAPAAPKARSRKRPAAQEASVPPAEAPAAPVSVEASPVTPKKRAPRRPAPAAEASASSAPTLEAAPEAAPEPPKRRARPPRRKPDADPQAPENT; encoded by the coding sequence ATGTTTCGTACTGAACTACCGCTCACGCCCCATTCGCAACAGCTGCCCCTTTCGGCGCGGGTGCTGACTATAGGCTCCTGCTTTTCGGATTCTATTGGCTCGCGCCTCGTTGACTTTAAGGTTGCGACGATGGTAAATCCCTTCGGAACCGTGTTCAACCCACTTTCGGCTTGCAAACTGCTGCGAGCCGCAGCGGGCGAGGACATAGACTGGCAACAACATGTGGTGGAAGCCCGGGGCCGCTGGCAGAGCTATGACTTGCACGCCGAGGTAGGGGCTGATAATCCGGTAGCTCTGCTTCAACACATCCAAACCCTTACGCGGGAGGCTGGTGTGTTTCTGGCAACGGCCGATGCCGTTGTGCTTACCTTAGGCACGGCATACGCCTACCGCCTGCGCGAAACGGATGAAATCATCAGCAACTGCCACAAGGTCCCGGCTGAGAAGTTTGAGCGGGAAATGCTCACGGCCGATGACATTATTGCAGCCGTAGCAGAAACGCATGCCTATTTGCGGCGCATCAACCCCAAGTTGCGCTTCATCCTGACCGTAAGCCCAGTTCGGCACCTAAAGGAAACCTTGGTGCTGAACTCCGCTAGCAAGTCGATGCTACGGGTGGCGTGTCATTACCTCAGCGAGCTGCTACCGGATGTTTCCTACTTCCCAGCCTACGAGTTGCTGCTGGATGATTTGCGCGACTACCGGTTTTACGCTTCCGACATGCTTCACCCCTCGGAGGTAGCGGAAAATTACATCTGGGAGCGGTTTACCCGTACTTACTTTGATACCGCTTTCGGGCGCTTTAAAAAGGAGTGGGAAGGTATTCGGCAGGCTTTGGGCCACCGACCTTTACACGCGGCTGCTCCTGAGCACCGCCAGTTTTTGGAAGCAACGCTGGAGCGACTGCGCAAAATTAGCTCTCAGGCCGATGTGCGCATGGAAATGCTGCATGTGGAACGTGAGCTAGCAGCTCTACCCATTCCAGCGCCTGAACCAGAGGAGCCGGAGGTAGACGAGTATGATGACGATGAAGAGCGGATAGATATCGGCAGCGTAGCTCCTGATGAGGAAGCGGAAGGCAAAGAATCGGCCGCTAGTTTAGTGCGCCCCGGTGCTGGCCTACTAGTTGAGCCGGAGGAAGTCGATGAAGAAGCTGAGGACGAGGCTAATATTACCCCGGAATCAGCCTATGAGCACGCGTACACGCTAGCCCAAGCCGAAGACCAGGACGACGAGACAGAGGAATCGGCCGATACTGATTCGGTGGAGAGTTCCGACGAGCCCGTTCGCAAAAAGAAACGTCGTTCCCGAGGGGGAGCCAAGCGCACCAAGCGTAAACACGCTCGCCTGGCCGCTGAAAACACTGCTGGCGCTGCTACCTCTTCGGTTAGTGCGGAGGAAGCTACGGAGCCTACTCCTCCCGCGGCACTTGCAGAGGTCCAGGAAGTATCAGTTACTGAGCCGGACTCAGAAGTGGTGTATATCACGGAAGAGGAGCTGCGACGGGGCAACCGCCCTACTCCTACCCCTGAGCCAGAACCCGAAGTCAGCCAGCCAGCTCCAGAAGTAATTGAGCAACACGATACAGCCAACAGCACTGAATCTGCCTCCGAGCATACTATGGAAGTACGCCCCCGACGCAGCCGCAACAAACGACGGGAGCCTAGGCCAGAGCAAGCAGACCGCCCGGCTGGTCGCACTTCCCGCCGGCCACTGTACGCTGCACCGGATGAGGTAGAGGCAAACTCATCCGTACCAGATGAGGCCAATGTAACTTCCCAGCCTGCCGCTCCAGAATCTGCAGTTGTTCCTGTTGCAGAAACACCAGCAACACCGGCTCCCATAGTATCTTCCTCAGATGCTGACTCCTCAGCCGCTCCAAGTGTTTCTCCAGAGCCAGTAGCAGCCCAAGCAGAGCCTACGGTAGCGGCTAAACCCACTGGCCGCAATCGGAACTCGACAGCCCCGGCTACCCCAAATCGGCCGGCCCGATCTAAAAAGCCTCAAGCAGCCACAGTTACTGAAGACGCTCCTGTCGAGTCTGCCGCCCCTATTCCGCCAACACCTACTGACACAACACCACTTGTGGTAGCTCCGCCCGCAGCGCCAGCGGCTCCCAAAGCTCGTAGTCGGAAGCGCCCAGCGGCCCAGGAAGCTTCAGTTCCTCCGGCCGAGGCTCCTGCTGCTCCAGTTTCGGTTGAAGCTTCGCCGGTTACTCCTAAAAAACGAGCCCCGCGCCGTCCAGCTCCTGCTGCTGAAGCTTCCGCTTCTAGTGCGCCTACCCTGGAAGCTGCGCCAGAAGCCGCCCCGGAGCCTCCCAAACGTCGAGCCCGCCCCCCGCGCCGCAAGCCCGACGCGGATCCTCAGGCTCCGGAAAACACCTGA
- a CDS encoding cytochrome c3 family protein, translated as MNSIRLRPLSRLFLALFLTVATLGDSFAQAVGSAPGVSKEGVAPGATAAATPATAVAPAAGGGDAAAIAAGDALFKGNCAQCHAVNEVIVGPALAGIAKRRPMSWIIPWVKNSSKMVASGDEYSVKIFNQYQKQQMPSFQLSDQEITSIVAWVTSQEGQATGPNDNANGTGIKPGEQGPAGADVADAGAGSKSMNILLIVLVVVLIVLVVTLVIIANIMKDVLRGRKDLDGRDREVLEQRFDFSKIYKSTAVRAIVGVVFVLAVLYETIQGAMGVGLTQGYQPTQPIAFSHKLHAGEHQINCAYCHTSVYKSRSANIPSANICMNCHSQIKTESPEIKKIYRAIERKQPIQWVRIHNLPDLAYFNHAQHTQVGGVECQTCHGPVQNMDVVYQYSPLTMGWCINCHRETPLNTKGNGYYDNLVKLHDKSNGAVPFTVSSNGGTECSKCHY; from the coding sequence ATGAATAGCATCCGACTTCGTCCCCTTTCCCGCCTTTTTCTCGCTCTGTTCCTGACCGTTGCTACCCTTGGTGATTCTTTCGCCCAGGCTGTGGGCTCGGCTCCGGGCGTGAGCAAGGAAGGCGTGGCCCCCGGCGCTACGGCTGCCGCAACTCCCGCCACGGCGGTCGCCCCCGCTGCCGGTGGTGGCGACGCTGCTGCAATTGCAGCTGGCGATGCTCTTTTCAAAGGTAACTGCGCCCAGTGTCACGCCGTGAATGAGGTGATAGTGGGCCCAGCTCTGGCTGGTATTGCCAAACGCCGGCCCATGTCCTGGATTATTCCATGGGTGAAGAACTCCAGTAAAATGGTAGCCAGCGGCGACGAGTACTCGGTGAAAATCTTCAACCAGTACCAGAAGCAGCAGATGCCTAGCTTCCAGCTGTCAGATCAGGAAATCACTTCCATCGTGGCCTGGGTTACCTCGCAGGAGGGTCAAGCTACGGGTCCGAACGACAACGCAAACGGTACGGGTATTAAGCCCGGTGAACAGGGTCCCGCTGGCGCTGACGTAGCTGACGCTGGTGCCGGTAGCAAGTCGATGAACATCCTGCTCATCGTGCTGGTAGTGGTGCTGATTGTACTGGTGGTAACGCTGGTCATCATCGCCAACATTATGAAGGACGTGCTCCGCGGCCGCAAAGACCTTGATGGTCGCGACCGGGAAGTACTTGAGCAGCGTTTCGATTTCTCGAAAATCTATAAGTCGACGGCTGTTCGTGCTATTGTGGGTGTTGTATTCGTGTTGGCTGTGCTGTACGAAACCATCCAAGGCGCTATGGGTGTGGGTCTCACCCAGGGCTACCAGCCTACCCAGCCGATTGCTTTCTCGCACAAACTGCACGCCGGTGAGCACCAGATCAACTGTGCTTACTGCCACACCTCGGTGTACAAGAGCCGTTCGGCTAACATTCCTTCGGCAAACATCTGCATGAACTGCCACTCGCAGATCAAAACGGAGTCGCCGGAAATCAAGAAGATCTACCGCGCCATTGAGCGTAAGCAGCCTATCCAGTGGGTGCGCATTCACAACCTACCTGACTTGGCTTACTTCAACCACGCCCAGCACACGCAGGTAGGTGGCGTTGAGTGTCAGACTTGCCACGGTCCAGTCCAGAACATGGACGTTGTGTACCAGTATTCTCCCCTGACTATGGGTTGGTGCATCAACTGCCACCGCGAAACGCCGCTCAACACCAAAGGCAACGGCTACTACGACAACCTCGTGAAACTGCACGATAAGTCGAATGGTGCTGTACCCTTTACAGTGTCGTCGAACGGTGGTACGGAATGCTCGAAGTGCCACTATTAA
- the rpsR gene encoding 30S ribosomal protein S18: protein MSLANEKIHKQDTRKKYCRFQKNGIKYVDYKDPNFLLKFVNEQGRILPRRITGTSLKFQRKVAQAVAKARHLALMPYVTDSLK from the coding sequence ATGAGCCTCGCCAACGAAAAAATCCACAAGCAGGATACGCGCAAGAAATACTGCCGCTTCCAGAAGAACGGCATTAAGTACGTAGACTACAAAGACCCGAACTTTCTGCTGAAGTTCGTAAACGAGCAGGGCCGCATCCTGCCCCGTCGCATCACTGGTACCAGCCTGAAGTTTCAGCGCAAAGTTGCTCAGGCCGTGGCCAAAGCCCGTCACCTGGCTCTAATGCCCTACGTAACTGATTCGCTGAAGTAA